The genomic segment TCAGCTGATGTTCCCTGACTTTCCTCTGCAGGAAGGCCTCCAGCTCGTTGACGTCCATCTCCGTGACAACGGGTCCCGTGGCGACGAACATGCGCAGCATGGTGTGGATGCGCTCCAGGGTCATGCTGTCCAGGTTGGTGAGCATGGCCTGGATGTAGGCCCAGAACAGCTGTGGGTACAAACAGAGTCAAAGGTCATTTAGTTACACAGAACTGATGCTGCTTATGACGTTATTCTCATAATAACATAACTAATCTTATCATTTCATTACTTTACACCTAcgttatttcatttttactctcatattttgaatttgtttccaCATGGCTCTattttaacgtttttaccaCCAGctctttgctaattgctgctggctagtctgaaggagctgagtgagggaggaGCTCcaccttgaaggcggggctacgtccacccaggcgttttgcagctgaatggttgccatggagatgtgGATAATATCATGCtgcatcatatttttctgtcactttgttCAGTTCTGTTATTTGGCCAAAAGGagtctcagtgctgccctctttaGGTTGAACTGTGGTACTGCAGGTGGATTTTCCTGGCACTCAGCTCAGTTGATGTCTACGTTCATTGCCAgcagtttaaatattatttatctatttctgTGCTAGttcttttctttgacttttaaaactccTTCGGCCTTTgggaggaagcaggaagtgactGCAGACCTGCAGCTTCTCCTCCCTCTGCTCAGACTGGGTGGTGGTGTTGGAGTCGCGCTCCTCGTCGCTGTCGATCAGCATCACGCCGCGGTCCAGCCTGTTGCGCGTGGCGCCCGTCTCCATGACGACGTAGCGGCCGGCCGCCTCCTCCCGCAGGACGCCCTGCTGCTGCCACAGCGCCAGCTTCCTGTGCAGCAGCTCCTTGGGGGCGCCCAGCTTCAggctcagctcctccagggtcCACGAGCCTGCCAGGTTAAAGGACAGgcaggaggaagacgaggaggaagatgagacaCAAAGGAATCACCTGATCGGTTTGGATCAacatcagaatttaaaatacagaataaaaaacaacttttattttcacagctagcaaaagtattcacaccccttccATATCTGATCATGTTTAAGGCTTCAACTAACAAAAATTatgcagaaaatctgaaaagtgtggcttgcacCTATGTTCAGCCCCCCTTAGAACTACATTCTACTGAAACCTCACatgttctccatccaatctgaacTGCCATCAGTTTTTTCTTGTCACAGATTATCTGATTTAGGcctaaactttgactaggcctttgCAACACAAGAATCTTCTTTGATCTAATCTATCTTAAGTAAAATTAACCGGAGACTTTCACTTCATGAAACCAGACTTGCGTCTAAACCCAGAGTTCGTACTTTTCTCCTGGAAGTGCAGGATGATGGTGGCGTGGATCGGCGATACGCTGAGGTTTGTGAGGGTCCGGTCCTCCAACTCCAAGTCCAGAGTGACGGAGCCCAGGTGAGGCTTCCAGCTCAGCGTCCGCATGGCCTGGAGCAACCACAGCGTCAGGAAGCTAACCGTCAGGAAGCTAACAGTCAGGAAGCTAACAGTCAGGAAGCCAACAGTCAGGAAGCCAACAGTCAGGAAGCCAACAGTCAGGAAGATGTCAGGAAGTTAACAGTCAGGAAGCTAACAGTCAGGAAGCTAACAGTCAGGAAGCTAACAGTCAGGAACCTAACAGTCAGGAACCTAACAGTCAGGAAGCTAACAGTCAGGAAGCTAACAATCAGGATGCTAACAGTCAGGATGCTAACAGTCAGGACGCTAACAGTCAGGAAGCTAACAATCAGGAAGCTAACAATCAGGACGCTAACAATCAGGACGCTAACCGTCAGGAAGCTAACAGTCAGGAAGATGTCAGGAAGCCAACAGGAAGCTAACAGTCAGGAAGCTAACAGTCAGGAAGCTAACAGTCAGGAAGCTAACAGTCAGGAAGCTAACAGTCAGGAAGCTAACAGTCAGGAAGCTAACCGTCAGGAAGCTAACAGTCAGGAAGCTAACAGTCAGGAAGCTAACCGTCAGGAAGCTAACAGTCAGGAAGCTAACCGTCAGGAAGCTAACAGTCAGGAAGCTAACAGTCAGGAAGCTAACAGTCAGAAAGCTAACAGTCGGGAAGCTAACCGTCAGGAAGCTAACAGTCAGAAAGCTAACAATCAGGAAGCTAACAATTAGGAAGATAACAGTCAGGAAGATAACAGTCAGGAAGCTAACAATCAGGACGCTAACAATCAGGACGCTAACAATCAGGACGCTAACAATCAGGAAGCTAACAGTCAGGAAGCTAACAGTCAGGAAGCTAACAGTCAGGAAGCTAACAGTCAGAAAGCTAACAGTCAGGAAGCTAACAGTCAGAAAGCTAACAGTCAGGAAGCTAACAATCAGAAAGCTAACAATCAGAAAGCTAACAATCAGGAAGCTAACAGTCAGGAAGCTAACAGTCAGAAAGCTAACAATCAGGAAGCTAACAGTCAGAAAGCTAACAATCAGGAAGCTAACAGTCAGGTTAAGCCGCCAGACGTTTCACCTTGAGCTTCTCGTAGCGGCGTGTGTACGCCTCCATGGCGTGGCACACGGCGGCCGgcagctccagcttctcctcctTCAGCGTGGGCCAGAACTCCGACGACAGGACGATGGCGGACAGCGCCAGCGGCGGCTGCTCTTCCTCGCTCAGCTTCGACTCTTCCTCACGGATGTGGCTGTTGATTCTGCGAGAGTCGGCCATGTCCTGCACAGCGACAGACAGGTTACACCGCGGCGAGGCGTTCAGGGAGCGTTGGTGACTAAACGAGGGGCCGACCTTCAGCATGACTTCGCAGTAATGCATGTGAGACTCTCCGAAGCgcagcttcagcagctccaCGTTACGAATCTCCCTGAAGAGGAAcgacaggtcaaaggtcagagaggAAACGCAGCCCTAACCAAGCACCAAATTTTAGTTCAGTTCTGTTTCGGTTCTGCCGGGCCCACCTGGCCGTGTTGTAGTTGAGCTGGAGCAGCAGTCGGTCGGCCAGAACGGTTCTGTACTCGTCGATGAAGATTTCCTTGCTGCCGTAGATGCTGACCAGCAGGCTGATGATGTCGGACGAACGCCGCTTGGAGCCCAGTTTATCTGAGAAACGTGGAAGCAGAACTCAGTGAAACCCGCCCGGTTCCCCTCCGTTGGCAGCGATGCGTTCACCAGTGTTGTAGCAGTCGAGACCGGTCCTGGTCTTGGGCTGATGTTCACTGACCGGGAACGGCGTCGGTGGGATCCGGAGCCCAGTCCTCGGGGTCGTTGCCCTCGTCGTCGCTGTCCTGCATCTCcagggtcacggggtcacctcTGGAGAGCTCGGAGGCCAGGTCGGAGCAGGCCTCGGCGTCGCCCGTCAACCCGGCGACGATCTGCCGCACCGTGTCCTCCCGAGTTCTGGAGCAAGAAAAACTACCGATGCTGAGGATGGATGTTAATATGACTGCCATGAATACAAACCTGAGAAAAATTActagtgaaaaacaaaacagttttaaatgatCAGGAAATACACAGTCctgacaaaaagacagaaaaattctcctttttaaaagtaaatgagCTATCACATGTTTATCACATGTTTATCACATGTTTATCacatgtttgcatttgtgtttgctTATTAACAGATATAATTTTTGccccctttttaaaattaacagtaataaatctttttaaatttcccaaaccaaaacagaaatgaaaccaaaacaaagctggaagtttaaagtaacatttctgttttggttcataaaaacaactaaaacattttaacattttcaattttctctgaatattttcaaatgtgcaaaattacttaaaaatgttcctgttaaaaactgaaatccaatttatttataaagcatctttaaaaagatgaaaggtTTCCCAAATAAAAGCGATAAATCTTGTTTTCACTGAGGATCAGAGCTGCGTTCCAGTTGGACctgaaactggaaaataaaataaactggaattTGGATTTCCCACTGGGAAACTGGGAGCAACTTACTGCCCCAGTTTGACTCTGAAGGTGTTTCAAAATGGCCGCTCCTCGCATCAGCAGTAGTCAGACGTGgcggaaacatttatttcataaaacactGATCTGAACTAAAATCAGtcagcagctcctgcagctcagagctgcacaaaagatttaatttctgtttgtttctgcaaagtaaagattaaaatgatgttgTAAACAATGTTTATGCTGAAATTCTGATTCCTTAACCAGAACGCCGTTGCCTCTGGCTCATTTCCCGCTGATCTGAGCCGTCTGAACCGGATCGGCGGCCGGACTCACCGCAGGTACTTCCGGATCGGCTGGCACGCCACCTGCAGGATCACCATGGACGGGTCCAGTTCCCGCAGAGCTTTGATGGCCGAGATGTAAACGGTGAGGATGTCGGACGTGTGAACACCTGCAGGAGGAACAGGTGTCGTCATGGAAACCGGTGCTGCAGGGTCGATAAAGCTGATTACTGAGGTGAAACATTCTGCAGGTGAACTCTGACCTGGGTGCAGCAGACGGCTCTCAAAGGCCGATTTGAGCGAAGTGAGGAGCTGCTGGCGCTGGTTGGTTCGCTCCAGACAAAACTTCAGATCCTCAATGGCAGCTTTGGATTCTGGGAAATCTGggagcaaaaggaaaaatgtgcttagaaagaaaaacaaaagcttcttTTATGCTATTTTCTCTCCTGATGGTCCAGtagaaccagaactccatcatctgctccacctccagctggttctgagtcaaaccaacctgttcccctcctggcctgtgggggcgctgcaccaacaaccactgaaggaaaccacacaaaaacctctgaagacactgagagcaacttccttcttcaccagatggaaacaagatggaggcgtcagattttactgttggaggatttctctttagtctttggctgaagaccaggagacatttctgctgctagcgctaggctaacatgttagctttggttggatttacccagaatgccctgcgctgtagtccacttcctggttttggaacagtttctggtccacttggtgttcacattcaaactgaacccaGACAGAGGTCGGAGGTCGATTACCATTCACACCggaactggactttctagacaaacggactggagttttATTAAAGTGGACTGAACGGGCCAGTGGGATGAACGGATTAGTAATCCTGAGTTGTGGGACTGAAAGCAAAGGATTCATCCAGACTCATGAACATGAAGTCGCTTCGTTCTCACCTCTGATGATGCTGAACAGTTCCTCGATCCTCATGTTGACGTAGATTCTGCAGAAGAACTGGTGCATGTGGCACCGCCACTGCTTCAGAACCGGGCTGCCGCAGGCGCTGGGAGTACTGGGAACGCTGGAATCCATGGGGACCGCCGCGGCTCCGCCCCCCTCTGTGGCAAACACCTTCCCCAGCCAACCCAGAACCAGCTCCAACCACTGCTCCACCAGAGAGAGATCCAGACAGAACCACAGACCGGCTTTTAAttcaacacagaaacatctttgtaacatttcaaataaaataatcaagtttATTAATGCAGAAAACAAGAAGGATGTAAACAGTAGAAATACTGAGTAATTACGTTCAGATTAGGAGTTCTGCTGTCATGACAACGGCAGCATCGTGCGTCTCACTGCGTTTCCATTTACTACAGAACCATGAACTTTGAAATtacaacatttctttaaaaaaaacaacaacactaatttcactaaaatgtttttgcacaaattgaTTTTTCATCTGTATTGAAATAGATTCATTTCACAAAATTGTAATGGAAACGTTTTTCACATGGTATCAGTAacgtgatcaacagccggatgttacaACTGGTGGAAAcgagaaaaaaggtttttgtttctttccaacttgttgaatccataactctCATGTCAAATATTTAACCAAACTCTGCATATGGagagtaggcggggcttgttgctCCAACTCCTGAGgatgtctcctctgattggctggtagATGACGAGCGCCaccatggctgaattatgaatatatctcattTAACAGTTTAAATCTGTTGATTTTAGTGACTTTTCATGTCAACaagcttattcatgtgtgattttaaatgaatttattatttaatggaaacaccacaattgtgaacttgttttctcaaaattagTGGAAAATTTAAGCACAGCTGCTGTTTAAACACAACACTCATGTTGCGTTTAAAGGCGGCTCAGAGAAACCAGCTCTGACATGCTAACCCGGgtcaaacagctgaaaacagaGCGGCGCTAGCGGCCATTTTGTGAAGGAAGCGCCTGACCTCCTGGAAGTCCTGCAGGAAGGAGCGCTCGTACTCGCCGCGGCAGTGCTGCTCCATGCGCTGCTCGATGAGGCGGTGCAGGATGGCGGTGACGGCCTCGGCGCTGACCcactccagcagctgcagccggGACCTGCAGCCACACAGAACCGCCGCGTCACACACCCGCCGCCGTCCAGCCCCTTACCCAGAACCCCCGGCGGCGGCTCACAGGACGAggctgagctgctgcagctgctgcagggccTCCGGGCACCAGCAGCACGACGCTGGGGCCCCGCAGCCCGGACACGCCCCACCGTCAGGGCCCTCTAGGGCCTCGGCGCCGTCCTCCCCGCCCTCCCGGCTCATGTAGACGGAGAAGGTCCGGCTGTAAAACTCCAGCACCCGCTGCTGCAGGACGGCGGGCGGCGAGAAAAGCAGCAAGGCCCGGATGGTGGTGAAGGCCCGGTCCTGGAGGGCCCCAGGGCCCGGCCCCGACAGCCCACAGCGGCCCTCCGCCTGCCACGCCCCCAGCTGCTCCAACCCACCTGAACGAGACCACAGGCCACGCTTAGAGCCACAGGGGACAGAACcggggctgaaacgattaatcgtgattaatcaattcatcacaatttaactaatttagtaatcaattaaaacaaactcaaagaaAGACTGACTGTGTTGTCCTGgaagaacaacacagtcagtccagcaattaaaccaaaactgaataaattagctaaatttatataaaaataattttgcgctttgttaaattaaaagaaaagtttcagttttctaattattttaggcttgactgaacaaatttattctcagtcATAAAGACAGGACTTGGATCATTTCTTTGAaagtttaatagaaaataaaagacgATTTTGGTGCAGGAAAGTCGGCGATTCAGTAAAAGTATGTTTAGACGTTTACTTATTATAACAGATTATCGGTAAAAAGATTAATTGTAAGAGAAGAATGTTATGACAGTTTTTCCATgattaaaaagatgaagaataaTAAACCAAACAAGCTGCAGTTTGGGgggatttctctttttctgtgggCCACAAGCGGCCCCTGAGCCACAGTTTGGTCACCGCTGGCTTACAGCAGCCAATAGACTTCCAGATCCAGGAGGTTTGTGTTGCTCTACTAACTCAGAAACGGATCCAGCCGGTCCAGCAACGTCTGGAAAGCGGAGAGAAGAACTCCGGCCCGGTCCCGTTCCTCCAGTTGGTCCTGCGGCTGCTCCAGTCCGGACCAGAACTCCGGAACCACTGAGGACGACAGGCGCACCTGCAGGGACTCCAGCAGCCAGACGCCCAGCAGCCGACCCAAACCATGAGAGCAGAGCAGCGACAAGTTCAGACGGTCCTGCTCTGACAGAGAGCTGCCTGGAGAAACCTACAGGTG from the Gambusia affinis linkage group LG19, SWU_Gaff_1.0, whole genome shotgun sequence genome contains:
- the anapc2 gene encoding anaphase-promoting complex subunit 2 isoform X1; translation: MEEMVVELNSGEPSTPGSDQGVANAWESVTAALVSPGSSLSEQDRLNLSLLCSHGLGRLLGVWLLESLQVRLSSSVVPEFWSGLEQPQDQLEERDRAGVLLSAFQTLLDRLDPFLSGLEQLGAWQAEGRCGLSGPGPGALQDRAFTTIRALLLFSPPAVLQQRVLEFYSRTFSVYMSREGGEDGAEALEGPDGGACPGCGAPASCCWCPEALQQLQQLSLVLSRLQLLEWVSAEAVTAILHRLIEQRMEQHCRGEYERSFLQDFQEWLELVLGWLGKVFATEGGGAAAVPMDSSVPSTPSACGSPVLKQWRCHMHQFFCRIYVNMRIEELFSIIRDFPESKAAIEDLKFCLERTNQRQQLLTSLKSAFESRLLHPGVHTSDILTVYISAIKALRELDPSMVILQVACQPIRKYLRTREDTVRQIVAGLTGDAEACSDLASELSRGDPVTLEMQDSDDEGNDPEDWAPDPTDAVPDKLGSKRRSSDIISLLVSIYGSKEIFIDEYRTVLADRLLLQLNYNTAREIRNVELLKLRFGESHMHYCEVMLKDMADSRRINSHIREEESKLSEEEQPPLALSAIVLSSEFWPTLKEEKLELPAAVCHAMEAYTRRYEKLKAMRTLSWKPHLGSVTLDLELEDRTLTNLSVSPIHATIILHFQEKSSWTLEELSLKLGAPKELLHRKLALWQQQGVLREEAAGRYVVMETGATRNRLDRGVMLIDSDEERDSNTTTQSEQREEKLQLFWAYIQAMLTNLDSMTLERIHTMLRMFVATGPVVTEMDVNELEAFLQRKVREHQLIFSSGIYRLPKTS
- the anapc2 gene encoding anaphase-promoting complex subunit 2 isoform X2, coding for MEEMVVELNSGEPSTPGSDQGVANAWESVTAALVSPGSSLSEQDRLNLSLLCSHGLGRLLGVWLLESLQVRLSSSVVPEFWSGLEQPQDQLEERDRAGVLLSAFQTLLDRLDPFLSGLEQLGAWQAEGRCGLSGPGPGALQDRAFTTIRALLLFSPPAVLQQRVLEFYSRTFSVYMSREGGEDGAEALEGPDGGACPGCGAPASCCWCPEALQQLQQLSLVLSRLQLLEWVSAEAVTAILHRLIEQRMEQHCRGEYERSFLQDFQEWLELVLGWLGKVFATEGGGAAAVPMDSSVPSTPSACGSPVLKQWRCHMHQFFCRIYVNMRIEELFSIIRDFPESKAAIEDLKFCLERTNQRQQLLTSLKSAFESRLLHPGVHTSDILTVYISAIKALRELDPSMVILQVACQPIRKYLRTREDTVRQIVAGLTGDAEACSDLASELSRGDPVTLEMQDSDDEGNDPEDWAPDPTDAVPDKLGSKRRSSDIISLLVSIYGSKEIFIDEYRTVLADRLLLQLNYNTAREIRNVELLKLRFGESHMHYCEVMLKDMADSRRINSHIREEESKLSEEEQPPLALSAIVLSSEFWPTLKEEKLELPAAVCHAMEAYTRRYEKLKLPDAVVAPGHADAELEASPGLRHSGLGVGGPDPHKPQRIADPRHHHPALPGEKLVDPGGAEPEAGRPQGAAAQEAGAVAAAGRPAGGGGRPLRRHGDGRHAQQAGPRRDADRQRRGARLQHHHPV